A DNA window from Gopherus evgoodei ecotype Sinaloan lineage chromosome 22, rGopEvg1_v1.p, whole genome shotgun sequence contains the following coding sequences:
- the BORCS8 gene encoding BLOC-1-related complex subunit 8 isoform X1, which translates to MGRKKIQISRILDQRNRQVTFTKRKFGLMKKAYELSVLCDCEIALIIFNSTNRLFQYASTDMDKVLLKYTEYSEPHESRTNSDILETLKRKGLGLESQELELDEGLDPMEKIRKLNEGMDLTVARPRLYSSASLPSHEAAYAGTPPSGSDGGLSSASGSPQHQSRLPAFKSAIPKHGQPSGRSPGPMPPGLGYPLFSHGNLNRALATKTPPPLYLGAEGRRVDVHSSLSSARSNLTSAQRSLYPGLQTMSPVLPAGSGSMPAHGLGGFPFLSSSQAEYGPGEASSHPGYLQPNAIASWQHHRDMAASTHLPLGAGGRVLPTDEAARAPSSSPQHQAVSIKSERVSPVVSCSSATPQHSLSSLSDVPRGPEDPPQRDEYAKAYHYPLVLSRPLTEEQQGGVPMRRLQVTDVWQR; encoded by the exons ATGGGCCGGAAAAAAATACAGATCAGTCGAATTTTGGACCAGCGCAACCGTCAG GTGACCTTCACCAAGCGCAAGTTTGGGCTGATGAAGAAGGCCTATGAGCTGAGCGTGCTGTGCGACTGCGAGATCGCCCTCATCATCTTCAACAGCACTAATCGCCTCTTCCAGTACGCCAGCACCGACATGGACAAGGTGCTGCTCAAGTACACGGAGTACAGCGAGCCGCACGAGAGCCGCACCAACTCCGACATCCTGGAG acACTGAAGCGGAAGGGCCTGGGGCTGGagagccaggagctggagctggacgAAGGGCTGGACCCCATGGAGAAGATCCGGAAGCTGAACGAGGGGATGGACCTGACGGTGGCGCGGCCTAGGCTCTAT TCCTCAGCCTCTCTGCCCAGCCACGAAGCGGCCTACGCGGGCACTCCGCCCTCTGGGAGCGACGGAGGGCTCAGCAGTGCCAGCGGGTCCCCGCagcaccagagccgcctgcctgCGTTCAAGTCAGCGATCCCCAAGCACGGCCAGCCTTCGGGGCGCTCCCCGGGGCCAATGCCACCAG GCCTTGGCTACCCTCTCTTCTCCCATGGCAACCTGAACCGAGCCCTGGCTACCAAGACCCCTCCCCCGCTCTACCTAGGGGCAGAAGGCCGCAGGGTGGATGTCCACAGCAGTTTGTCCAGCGCCAGGAGCAATCTGACATCAGCA CAGCGATCGCTCTACCCTGGCCTGCAGACCATGAGCCCCGTGCTGCCCGCTGGCAGTGGCAGCATGCCAGCCCATGGCCTAGGGggcttccccttcctctcctcaagCCAAGCAG AGTACGGGCCCGGTGAGGCCTCCTCACATCCTGGCTACCTCCAGCCCAACGCCATCGCCTCCTGGCAGCACCACCGAGACATGGCAGCCTCCACACACCTGCCGCTAGG gGCAGGCGGCAGAGTGCTCCCCACCGACGAGGCAGCCCgggcccccagcagctcaccCCAGCACCAGGCCGTCAGCATCAAATCTGAGCGGGTCTCCCCGGTGGTCAGCTGCAGCTcggccaccccccagcactccctgTCCTCCCTCAGCGATGTCCCCAGAGGCCCCGAGGACCCGCCCCAGCGAGACGAGTATGCCAAGGCCTATCACTACCCGCTGGTCCTGTCCCGGCCGCTgacagaggagcagcaggggggTGTCCCCATGCGGCGCCTGCAAGTGACGGACGTTTGGCAGAGATAG
- the BORCS8 gene encoding BLOC-1-related complex subunit 8 isoform X2, which produces MGRKKIQISRILDQRNRQVTFTKRKFGLMKKAYELSVLCDCEIALIIFNSTNRLFQYASTDMDKVLLKYTEYSEPHESRTNSDILETLKRKGLGLESQELELDEGLDPMEKIRKLNEGMDLTVARPRLYSSASLPSHEAAYAGTPPSGSDGGLSSASGSPQHQSRLPAFKSAIPKHGQPSGRSPGPMPPGLGYPLFSHGNLNRALATKTPPPLYLGAEGRRVDVHSSLSSARSNLTSARSLYPGLQTMSPVLPAGSGSMPAHGLGGFPFLSSSQAEYGPGEASSHPGYLQPNAIASWQHHRDMAASTHLPLGAGGRVLPTDEAARAPSSSPQHQAVSIKSERVSPVVSCSSATPQHSLSSLSDVPRGPEDPPQRDEYAKAYHYPLVLSRPLTEEQQGGVPMRRLQVTDVWQR; this is translated from the exons ATGGGCCGGAAAAAAATACAGATCAGTCGAATTTTGGACCAGCGCAACCGTCAG GTGACCTTCACCAAGCGCAAGTTTGGGCTGATGAAGAAGGCCTATGAGCTGAGCGTGCTGTGCGACTGCGAGATCGCCCTCATCATCTTCAACAGCACTAATCGCCTCTTCCAGTACGCCAGCACCGACATGGACAAGGTGCTGCTCAAGTACACGGAGTACAGCGAGCCGCACGAGAGCCGCACCAACTCCGACATCCTGGAG acACTGAAGCGGAAGGGCCTGGGGCTGGagagccaggagctggagctggacgAAGGGCTGGACCCCATGGAGAAGATCCGGAAGCTGAACGAGGGGATGGACCTGACGGTGGCGCGGCCTAGGCTCTAT TCCTCAGCCTCTCTGCCCAGCCACGAAGCGGCCTACGCGGGCACTCCGCCCTCTGGGAGCGACGGAGGGCTCAGCAGTGCCAGCGGGTCCCCGCagcaccagagccgcctgcctgCGTTCAAGTCAGCGATCCCCAAGCACGGCCAGCCTTCGGGGCGCTCCCCGGGGCCAATGCCACCAG GCCTTGGCTACCCTCTCTTCTCCCATGGCAACCTGAACCGAGCCCTGGCTACCAAGACCCCTCCCCCGCTCTACCTAGGGGCAGAAGGCCGCAGGGTGGATGTCCACAGCAGTTTGTCCAGCGCCAGGAGCAATCTGACATCAGCA CGATCGCTCTACCCTGGCCTGCAGACCATGAGCCCCGTGCTGCCCGCTGGCAGTGGCAGCATGCCAGCCCATGGCCTAGGGggcttccccttcctctcctcaagCCAAGCAG AGTACGGGCCCGGTGAGGCCTCCTCACATCCTGGCTACCTCCAGCCCAACGCCATCGCCTCCTGGCAGCACCACCGAGACATGGCAGCCTCCACACACCTGCCGCTAGG gGCAGGCGGCAGAGTGCTCCCCACCGACGAGGCAGCCCgggcccccagcagctcaccCCAGCACCAGGCCGTCAGCATCAAATCTGAGCGGGTCTCCCCGGTGGTCAGCTGCAGCTcggccaccccccagcactccctgTCCTCCCTCAGCGATGTCCCCAGAGGCCCCGAGGACCCGCCCCAGCGAGACGAGTATGCCAAGGCCTATCACTACCCGCTGGTCCTGTCCCGGCCGCTgacagaggagcagcaggggggTGTCCCCATGCGGCGCCTGCAAGTGACGGACGTTTGGCAGAGATAG